Within the Caldilineales bacterium genome, the region CGTCGCGGGCAAAGGCGTCTTTGTGGGCATAGCGATGGCGCACCACGGCAGTCATGTCGCAGTCGAAGACGGTGGTGACGTGCGGCGATGTGCGCTTGGATTGCACCATGTGCTCGGCGATGAGCCGGCGCATGCGGTTGAGGGCGCGGAGGTCGGGGGGTGGGGACGGAGGGACGGAGGGAGGGAGGGACGCAGGGACGGAGGGAGGGAGGGACGCAGGGACGGTGGGAGGGGGAGACGCAGGGAGGGTGGGAGGGAGGGACGCAGGGACGGTGGGAGGGGGAGACGCGGGGACGGTGGGAGGGAGGGACGCAGGGACGGAGGGAGGGAGAGACGGAGGGACGGGGCGGGCGGCGAGGAAGGCGAGGATGTCTTGTTTGCGGATGCGGCCTTTGAGTCCTGTGCCCTGAATCTGACTCAGGTCAAGGCTGTGTTCCGCCGCCAGCCGCGCCACCACCGGGCTGATGAAGCCGAGGTCAGCAGCCTGACCAGGCAACGCCCCGGCGCCACGATCCCAGGCAACGCTCTGATCACCCTCCCCTTCGCCCCCAACTTTCGGCTCGCCACCGCCCTTGTCTACCTGTCTACTTGTTTCCTTGTCTACCTGTCTACTTGTTTCCTCGTCTACTTCCCCAGCCTCGCCAATCACCCCCAACACCGTTCCCGCCGGGACAGTGGCGCCGGCGGGGACGAGGATTTTCAGCAGCAGGCCGCTGGCCGGGCTGGGCAGTTCGGTATCGACTTTGTCGGTGGAGATTTCCAGCAGCGGGGCCAGTTTCTCCACGCGCTGGCCCTCGTCTGCCAGCCAGCGGCTGACGGTGCCTTCGACGACGGTTTCGCCCAGTTTGGGCATGAGGATGTTGGTGGGCATAGGCATACTCTCCTTTATTCCCCCTCACAACACGAATCCGCCAGCAACACCTGCCCCTCCGCCGCCTGGCCGCCGGGCAGCAGGTGCAGGTGCCCGCCATAGGCCGCCAGCAGATTGGCCGGGGTGAGAACCTGGGCCGGGGGGCCAAAGACCACCAACCGGCGGTTGAGCAACATCATACGGTCGAATTGGGCCGCCGCCTGGTCGAGGTCGTGCGTGGCCACCAGCACGGTGATGCCCAGCGCCTTGAGCGCATCCAGCACCTCGAAGATGGCCTGTTGGCTGGGCGCATCCAGCCCGTTCAGCGGCTCGTCCAAAAGCAACAACTCGGCCTCCTGCGCCAGCGCCCGGGCCAGAAACACACGCTGCTGCTGTCCGCCCGAAAGCTCGCCGATGCGCCGCCGCGAAAGCTCCTGCATCCGCACACGCTCCAGCGCAGCCTCCACCACCTGCCAGTCTCGCTGGCGCGGCCAGCGGAACAGCCCGATCTTGCCGCTGCGCCCCATCATCACCACATCCGCCACCGTCACCGGAAAGCTCCAATCCACCTGGCTACGCTGTGGCACATAGGCCACACACAGATGCTCACCCGGCGGCTGCCCGAAGATACGCAGCGACCCGGCGGTGGGCCGCAACAGCCCGGCGATCACCTTGAACAGCGTGCTCTTGCCGGCGCCGTTCGGCCCCACCACCGCCACGCGCTCGCCCCGCCCCAGCTCGAAGCTGACCCCATCCAGCGCCACGACGCCATCGTAGCGCACGCTGACGCCGTCCAGAACCAGCGAGGGGGAGCCGGAGAGGTGCGAGGCGGCCGAGTAGCGGAGATGGTGGAGAGTTTGCATGGGAAGGGTGCGCGGATGAACGCGGAGCGATGTAGAAGATAGGTGGGACACGGATTCAACGGATGAACACGGATCAAATTCGTATGATCCGTGATCATCCGCCTTGATCTGTGTCCGAACCTAAGCCGATTGGCAGTCCGGGCACAGGCCGTAGGCTTCGAGCAGGTGGCCGTGGATGCGGAAACCGGTGCGGGCCTCCAATTCGGGGATCAGTGGCGTCAGGCCGCAGGTGTCGAACTCGAACGAACGCTGGCAGCGGGAACAAACCAGGTGGTGGTGCGCGCCGGTGGGCGTCAGTGTGTAGCGCACGACGGGGCCGCCGAGGGTGGCCGCCTGGCAGATGCCCAACCGCGTCAACAAATCCAGCGTGCGATAAACCGAAGCCCGGCTGATCTCGGGCGCTTGCGCCTGCACCGCCTCCACCACCTCCGGCGCGGTCAGGTGGGCGCGAGCGGCCAGGGCCTCGACGACGGCGCGGCGGGCAGGCGTCAGGCGCGAATCGGCCCCACGCAGGGCTTGGAGGGCAAGGTCAGAAGGTTGGGACACGGGAGCGGCCGGGGATAGATGAGATTTCGTCTCAATTGTAGGTCAGAAGGAGCGAAGCGGCAAGGCAAACGATCCGGCTACCCGTCGCCGGCAGTTACGGCCTCCCTGCGTCCTTCGACTCCACCACACCGTAATAGACATCCAAACCCTCCAGCATCTGCTTATGCCAGGACTCGAAAGCCTGTTCCTCCTTCTTGACACGGACGACATCCAGACGTCGGAAAATCTCTGCTTGCACCCCGCGCGGATTGGCCACGAACGAAAAAGTGAAACCTTCGTCCGTAGCGGCGGTGCGGATGATGACATCACCGAAATTCAGGATATTGGCCACAATGCCCTCCTGCTTGAGGTTGACGCTCTGAATACGTTCCAGGGGACTCTCGCGTTTGTTGCGAAAGATGAGCAGTGGCGTCGCTTCGATATCGATAATCCTGTCCTCGGTCAGAACATAGATGTCGTTGTGGTAATCGGCATACTGATAGATCAGCCAACCAAGACAAAGGATCGCCAAAAACAACATCGGCGCAAATAGCTCGATCTTGCGCAGGCCAATGTCTTGAAAAGTTCCGTTGACGTCAAGCAGCATCAGGAAGACAAATATGAGTAGCAAAAGCAAAGGCACCGCGACGTGCTGTAAGAGATACAGCCAGTGTTTGCGCCATGTAATCGAGGTGGCGGCCGGTTTGGCGGCGCCGGCAGCTCGAGAGCGCCAACGCTGCGGCGCCAAACGCCGTAGTGCTTGCAGGAAGCGGCTGCTCATGCGTGGCGAGGGGACGTTTTCCCCCAACGCCCGCCGGCGGTCTGACGCCAAAATGGCCAGGCGCAGTTCACGCATCACTTTGGTGCGCATCCATTCCCGGCGCTGGCCGAGCTTCTGCGTTTTTGCTCCTGTCTGTTGAGTCAGAATAAGTTGCCGCACGAAATCGGGCCGTGGCGTTTGCGCAAAGACCATTGAGCTTTCTTTGACGGCGGCCCGGATATCGACATTGCCGAAACCGAAGATACCACCCCAAAATCCTTGTTTCGAGTTCACATCTTCGATACTACGGGTCGAGACTTCGTATTGCGTAAAGTACAGCCACCAGAAGCGATCTCGGCGGATAACCCGATCTCGTGTCACAACATACATATCATCATAATAGTCGTTGATAATCAGATAAGACAATACGACAACGATCAACCACATAAGGGATTTAGCTACTAGGCCGATCTCGTCGCCGAAGAAAAGAGTTAAGATCACTGCCGGCAACGCCAGCAGGAGAACGATGACGATCCGAAGAAGCAGCCAGAGCACATGCTTGCGCCCATACCAGATCAGTTGTTCGCCTTCCCCCAACCAGGGAAAGCGACGAACAGGGCCTTGCAGTTGTTTGAACTTCTGACGCAAAGCCATTCTGCCATGCCAAAGATCGGGCTTTTCGGCAAAGGCATATCCGAGATCTCGGCGATCGAGCAGGACGCAGGCCGCGCCGGCGATCGTCTTGGTGCTCGTGGCGCGCACGTTCATTTCTCTGGGACTTCCTTCCAGCAGGCCGGTGGCGCCATACCAGTCGTCATCGTCAGCCTTGAGATAGCCACGGGGCCTCACCCGTCCCTGGCCATCCATCCCCGTCACCACCGCTTCTCCCTCCTGCAGATAGACGACGCTGTAGCCAATATCCCCTTGCGTGGTGATGTCTTGACCTGCCGGCGTATATTCCCACGATAGGAACTGGGCGAGATGCCGAAAGTGATCTTCGCCCATCTTCTCACCTTTGGTCGAATGGAATCTGGCGTCATCGAAGATGTCGTGGGCGATTTTCACCATATCGATAGGTTGCTGAATCATCCCCTTGAACCGTGGAAAGGCACTGGCCAGGTTCTGGACGTGTTCGGCGCCGAGAAAGAAGGTGCTGGTGCGCACGTGCGCTGTGGCGCCGGAGGCGAGGCAGCTGCTCGTCGGCGCCATCCCTGGCGAAATGATGAAATTGCCTGCCGTGAGCCGCCAATTCGGCCTTGTCATTGCCGCCGGGCCGGTGATGCCAAGCTGTCCCCAATGGATGCCCCACAACCCGGATTTCGCGTCCAGCGGCAACTTGTGTCCGGCGTCGAAGGTCGTTTCCTCGATCACCTGGGTCATGAGTCGAAGTTCGTCATCGTGCAGGTCGCTGAACACAGGGATGCGACGCAAGCGCCGAGCGCATTCTTCGTGCAACATCGTCTCGAAATAGTCTTTGCTGCGGTCGAGCAGAATCCGCACGCCGGCAGGAGTGATGGCGAGCGCCTCGGTGTTGGCGTCAGCCGTTGCCGTCGATGGATTGACGCCCATGAACATCCCGTATTGCCCCACCGCCATGCCCGGCCCCACTTTGCGCCTGAACCACTGCGTCTTATCTCGTTCGGCGGTCTCGATCACCATGCCGTTGATGACCCAAAACATGCTGCCGGGCTGCTCGCCCTGTGTGAAGAGCGTCTCCTTGGCTTTGAAAGGGACGACCGACATCTCCAGCGCCAGCGCCAGCTGCGATTGGTCATCGAAATTCTTGGCCCACGGATTGAACTTGAGAAAACTTTGCCAGATGGTCGGAGCAGCCATAGGACGACATCCCTCACTTGACATCACGGCGGGGAATCAGCAGGGTTTGCGCTCAAATCTCCTTGTACACCTTTGCCAAACTCTCCCCATACACATCCATCTGCCAGGAACAGAACCAGCCGAAGGGGGTCAGTTCCACCTGGTAGCCGGTGGCGCGCAGCCGCTCGGCCAGGTCGAGCAGCAGCGTCTGGGCAAAGTCGGGGTCGGCGTTCTCACCGCCCAAATGGGTGAAGGTGTGGAGGACGATGGTGGCGAGCGAGCGTTTGTTCGCCAGCCACTTCAGATGTTTCAGGCTCTGGCGAAAGGCGCTGTCGCGTTGGGCCTCGTCCCGCCTCTCGACATGGATGAAGGCGACCACGGCCTCGGTCACGGCCCCAGGCTGGGCCGGAGGCGCGTCGGCAAGCGTCTGGCTGTGGGGCTGCCAGGCAAACGAACGGGCCAGGAAAGTGAGCAGACGCATGGGTGGGTGTCGGGTTCCGGGCGCCAGGTTCCGGGTCAGGCGTTGACCGTTGATTGTTGACTGTTGATTGTTGACTGTTGACTGTTGCTTGTTCTCGCCCTCTCTGCCCTGATTATACACGCTGTGCTATCATCCCACCATGCCAGAACCCGCTTACGGCGCCGATCCCGGCCGCTATCAGTACATCCCGCGCGTCCTCGTCCTCGTCGCCGATGGCGACCGGGTGCTGCTCATCCGCCGGGGCCAGCACAAACGCCTGTGGCCGGGCAAATTCAATGCGCCCGGCGGCCATGTCGAGGCCGGCGAGGACCCCTACGCGGCGGCGCTGCGCGAGCTGGCCGAGGAGACAGGGCTGAGGTCGGGGCCGATGCAACTGGCCGGGCTTATTGTCGATGTCACCGGGCTGCCGCAGCTCGATATCCTTGTCTTCGTCTACCGGGCCGAGGTGCAGGGCGATGCCACCCTGCGGGCCGGGCCGGAGGGCGAGCCGATGTGGGTGGGGCGGGGCGAGATGGCCGGCCTGGATCTGCTCCCCGACCTGCCGCACCTCCTGGCCCTGACGCTGGACCAGCCCCGGTTCTTCTATCTCTACAAGACGCCCGCAGCCGGCGGCGGTGAACACACGGAAACGCGACTTGTGTAGAGAACAGGCGCGGGGCGTCGAACCCAGGTCGCTTTCGGCCTAACCTGTTCTAGATCATATGCAAGGGGTCGGGGTGAGGGCATAATGGGGGGTGGCTGCTGCTTGCCGCCCTACCTTGCCGTTCAATCCCTTGTCATCGGAGTTCACCCACTATGGACATCAGCCTACCCAGGGAGCGCCGCCCCGACGAATACCGCGCTGCCCTGGCGCCCGCCGGCGTCGAGACCCTGGTCAAAGCCGGCCATCGTCTTTTCGTCGAGCACAACGCCGGCCAGGGCGCTGGTTTCTCGGACGAGGATTATAGCGGGGCCGGTGCTCGCATCGTCTACAGCCAGGAGGAAGCCTACGGTCGCGGCCAACTGGTGGCCAAAGTGGCCCGGCCCACGGTCGAGGAACTACAGCTGATGCACGGCGACCAGATCCTGGTCGGGTTCCTGCACCTGGCGGCGGGGCGCCGCGACAAGGTGGACATCCTGCGCGCCCGCAATGTCTGCGCCATCGGCTGGGAGACGGTGGAGCGCGACGACGGCTGCCTGACCGTCCTGCAGAGCATCAGCGCCATCGCCGGCCGCTTGATGCCGCAGATCGTCGGTCGCTATCTGCAAAGCAACGAAGGCGGTCGCGGCGTCATCCTCAGCGGCACCTACTCGGTCCCGCCGGCCGAGGTGGTCATCCTGGGCGCGGGCACTTTCGGCACCGAGGCGGCGCTGGCGCTGGCCGGCAACCGGGCCTCGGTCTATGTGCTCGATGTCAACACCGACGCCCTCATCCGCTGCCATCGCCGGCTGGAAGGTCGTGGCATCACCATGGCCATGACCGATGCCAACCTGCGCAAAGTCGTAGGTTTTGCCGACGCTATCATCGGCGCCGTCCTTGTACCTGGACAACGGGCGCCGGTGATCCTGCGCCGCGAACATCTGCGCATGATGCGCCGGCGCTGCCTCTTTGTCGATGCCAG harbors:
- a CDS encoding 2-oxo acid dehydrogenase subunit E2 — protein: MPTNILMPKLGETVVEGTVSRWLADEGQRVEKLAPLLEISTDKVDTELPSPASGLLLKILVPAGATVPAGTVLGVIGEAGEVDEETSRQVDKETSRQVDKGGGEPKVGGEGEGDQSVAWDRGAGALPGQAADLGFISPVVARLAAEHSLDLSQIQGTGLKGRIRKQDILAFLAARPVPPSLPPSVPASLPPTVPASPPPTVPASLPPTLPASPPPTVPASLPPSVPASLPPSVPPSPPPDLRALNRMRRLIAEHMVQSKRTSPHVTTVFDCDMTAVVRHRYAHKDAFARDGANLTFTPYFVAAIVAGLKQHPLANSSWSEEGIVVHRSIHVGVAVAIPDGLIVPVIKHADSYNLLGLARAVEDLAQRGRSSNLAPDEIQGGTFTLTNHGTGGSLLATPIINQPQAGILGVGKIHKAPVVISRGHPLLPDADDVIAIRPIAYLSFTFDHRILDGAGADAFVSAVKAELEGWGE
- a CDS encoding metal ABC transporter ATP-binding protein, with the protein product MQTLHHLRYSAASHLSGSPSLVLDGVSVRYDGVVALDGVSFELGRGERVAVVGPNGAGKSTLFKVIAGLLRPTAGSLRIFGQPPGEHLCVAYVPQRSQVDWSFPVTVADVVMMGRSGKIGLFRWPRQRDWQVVEAALERVRMQELSRRRIGELSGGQQQRVFLARALAQEAELLLLDEPLNGLDAPSQQAIFEVLDALKALGITVLVATHDLDQAAAQFDRMMLLNRRLVVFGPPAQVLTPANLLAAYGGHLHLLPGGQAAEGQVLLADSCCEGE
- a CDS encoding transcriptional repressor, whose product is MSQPSDLALQALRGADSRLTPARRAVVEALAARAHLTAPEVVEAVQAQAPEISRASVYRTLDLLTRLGICQAATLGGPVVRYTLTPTGAHHHLVCSRCQRSFEFDTCGLTPLIPELEARTGFRIHGHLLEAYGLCPDCQSA
- a CDS encoding cyclic nucleotide-binding domain-containing protein, with amino-acid sequence MAAPTIWQSFLKFNPWAKNFDDQSQLALALEMSVVPFKAKETLFTQGEQPGSMFWVINGMVIETAERDKTQWFRRKVGPGMAVGQYGMFMGVNPSTATADANTEALAITPAGVRILLDRSKDYFETMLHEECARRLRRIPVFSDLHDDELRLMTQVIEETTFDAGHKLPLDAKSGLWGIHWGQLGITGPAAMTRPNWRLTAGNFIISPGMAPTSSCLASGATAHVRTSTFFLGAEHVQNLASAFPRFKGMIQQPIDMVKIAHDIFDDARFHSTKGEKMGEDHFRHLAQFLSWEYTPAGQDITTQGDIGYSVVYLQEGEAVVTGMDGQGRVRPRGYLKADDDDWYGATGLLEGSPREMNVRATSTKTIAGAACVLLDRRDLGYAFAEKPDLWHGRMALRQKFKQLQGPVRRFPWLGEGEQLIWYGRKHVLWLLLRIVIVLLLALPAVILTLFFGDEIGLVAKSLMWLIVVVLSYLIINDYYDDMYVVTRDRVIRRDRFWWLYFTQYEVSTRSIEDVNSKQGFWGGIFGFGNVDIRAAVKESSMVFAQTPRPDFVRQLILTQQTGAKTQKLGQRREWMRTKVMRELRLAILASDRRRALGENVPSPRMSSRFLQALRRLAPQRWRSRAAGAAKPAATSITWRKHWLYLLQHVAVPLLLLLIFVFLMLLDVNGTFQDIGLRKIELFAPMLFLAILCLGWLIYQYADYHNDIYVLTEDRIIDIEATPLLIFRNKRESPLERIQSVNLKQEGIVANILNFGDVIIRTAATDEGFTFSFVANPRGVQAEIFRRLDVVRVKKEEQAFESWHKQMLEGLDVYYGVVESKDAGRP
- a CDS encoding threonyl-tRNA synthetase editing domain-containing protein, whose amino-acid sequence is MRLLTFLARSFAWQPHSQTLADAPPAQPGAVTEAVVAFIHVERRDEAQRDSAFRQSLKHLKWLANKRSLATIVLHTFTHLGGENADPDFAQTLLLDLAERLRATGYQVELTPFGWFCSWQMDVYGESLAKVYKEI
- a CDS encoding NUDIX domain-containing protein — encoded protein: MPEPAYGADPGRYQYIPRVLVLVADGDRVLLIRRGQHKRLWPGKFNAPGGHVEAGEDPYAAALRELAEETGLRSGPMQLAGLIVDVTGLPQLDILVFVYRAEVQGDATLRAGPEGEPMWVGRGEMAGLDLLPDLPHLLALTLDQPRFFYLYKTPAAGGGEHTETRLV
- a CDS encoding alanine dehydrogenase, producing MDISLPRERRPDEYRAALAPAGVETLVKAGHRLFVEHNAGQGAGFSDEDYSGAGARIVYSQEEAYGRGQLVAKVARPTVEELQLMHGDQILVGFLHLAAGRRDKVDILRARNVCAIGWETVERDDGCLTVLQSISAIAGRLMPQIVGRYLQSNEGGRGVILSGTYSVPPAEVVILGAGTFGTEAALALAGNRASVYVLDVNTDALIRCHRRLEGRGITMAMTDANLRKVVGFADAIIGAVLVPGQRAPVILRREHLRMMRRRCLFVDASIDQGGCAETSRPTTHSNPTYTEEGIIHYCVPNITSLVGRTATHALSYATVPYLLALANLGLERALATYGELGRGVNVREGQIVHPGLSGATRSEAGR